Within the Streptomyces sp. YIM 121038 genome, the region TGCCGGGTTCGTGCGCAGCTCGCTCCTCACACGCCGGTCATCACATGGCGGGGAGTGTCTCCGGGGGGAGACGTCATTACCGGGGGAACACATATGCACATTCAGGACTCTCACTGGACTTCCGCGACAGCGTCGGCACCCGCCGTCGCCTCGGGCGGAAACGGACGGGAAGTGGGGGACGTAGCGCGTACGACGCCGCTGCGCGTGGACGCGCAGCGGAATCTCGAGCACGTCCTGCGCGCGGCGCGCGAAGTCTTCGGCGAGCTGGGGTACGGCGCGCCGATGGAGGACGTGGCACGGCGGGCCCGCGTCGGTGTCGGCACGGTCTACCGCCGCTTCCCGAGCAAGGACGTACTGGTGCGACGGATAGCCGAGGAGGAGACCTCCCGGCTGACCGAGCAGGCCCGCGCGGCACTCGGGCAGGAGGACGAACCGTGGTCGGCGCTCTCGCGCTTCCTGCGCACGTCCGTGGCCTCGGGCGCGGGGCGGCTCCTTCCGCCCCAGGTGCTGCGCGTGAGCGTGGACGAGGGCGAGGGAGCCGACGGCGCGGACGCGGTGGACGGGACCAGGGTGGCGGACGCCGCCGAGGTCCGGGTGCCGCAGCAGCGCCAGGTGCCTCCGGCGCTCTCGCCGGAGCTGCGGCTGGTGGAGCAGCGGTCCGCTCCGGCCCGGGAGAGCGACGACGCGGGTGCCGCGGCGCTGCTCGACGTGGTCGGGCGGCTCGTGGAGCGGGCGCGGGCGGCGGGTGAGCTGCGCGCGGACGTGACCGTGTCCGACGTGCTGCTCGTGATAGCGACGGCGGCGCCTTCGCTGCCGGACGCGGCACAGCAGGCCGCGGCCTCGTCCCGGCTCCTCGACATCCTCCTCGAGGGGCTGCGGTCGCGGCCTTCGTAAACACCCGTTCGGGCCTCCACGGCCTCGGAATGCTCAACTCCACGTACACGCACAGGAGTTGAGCATTCCCCGAATGAGTGAACGGTAGCGCTCGGTTGCGGTAACTCGCCCCGGACGGGTGGTTGCTTGTCGTCCCTATTCGACGGGGCGCGGCCGTGTGGCACTCTTTCCCGGTGTCCGGGTCTGAGTGTGCGTGCGGGGGCTTTCCGCGATGAGTGTTGACGGACGGGACGAGCCCGGCTCCACCGGTGGTGAGTCGGGCGGGCTGCCCTCCCGGCAGGTGCCGAACCAGGGCGGTCCCGGCGGCAGCGGTGGCGGCGGGAGCACGAGCGGCTCCGCGTCCGGCGCCGCCGCCGGTTCCGGCGTGCCCGGCCCCGACCCGAGCGTGCCGCCCCAGCGCGGCGGCGGCTCGTCCTGCACGGAGGCCGGGCTGCCCGGCGCTCGTGGCGGTGACGTTTCGCCACCCCCCGACGCCGATCTGATCGCCCGGATGCGGGCGGGCGAGGACTCCGCGTACGAGGAGCTGTACCGCAGGCACGCCGACGCGGTGCGCCGCTATGCCCGCACCTGCTGCCGGGACGCCCACACCGCGGACGACCTCACCGCCGAGGTGTTCGCGCGAATGCTCCAGGCCGTGCGGTCCGGCTCGGGGCCCGAGCACGCGGTGCGCGCCTATCTGCTGACCACGGTGCGGCGCGTCGCCGCCGGGTGGACGAAGTCGGCGAAGCGGGAGCAGCTCGTCGACGACTTCGCGGTCTTCGCCGCCCAGGCCGCCCGGGGCTCGGAGGTGTCCGACGACGAAACGTTGGACCTGGGCGCCGACGTGCGGGCCATGCACGAGGCCGAGCAGTCGCTCGCCATGCAGGCCTTCCGCAGCCTGCCCGAGCGCTGGCAGGCCGTGCTGTGGCACACGGAGGTCGAGGACGAGTCGCCGAGCGACGTCGCCACGCTCTTCGGCCTGGACGCCAACGGCACGCGCGTGCTCGCGAGCCGCGCCCGCGAAGGCCTGAAGCAGGCCTATCTCCAGGCCCATGTGAGCGCCACGCTCACCGAGAGCGAGGAGTGCGCGCGCTACGCCGACCGGCTCGGCGCCTATGCCCGCGGCGGCCTGCGCACCCGCGCCGAGCGGGGCCTGCGCAAGCACCTGGAGGAGTGCGCCAACTGCCGTCTCGCCGCGGGCCAGATCAAGGAAGTCGCCAGCGGCATCCCCGCCGTCGTGCCGGTGGCCGTCATCGGCTGGTTCGGTGCCGCCGGATACGGCAAGGTGGCCGCCCTCATCGGGGGCGGCGTCGCGGGCGCGGGCGCGGCGGGTGCCGCGGGCGCGGCCGCGGGCAGCGGCTCGGGCGGCGCCGGAGCGGCCGGTGGCGGCGCGGCCGCCGAGGGCCTCGGCACCCCGGCGAAGGTCGGGATCGTGGCGGGTGTCGTCGCGGTCGGGGTGGCCGTGGCGGTCGCGCTCGCCGGGGGCCCGGACAAGAAGGACCCGCCGGCGGCGAAGCCACAGCCGACCTCCGCCCAGCCGCCCGTGATCCCGCGCAATCCGCCGCCCTCGAAGCCGTTGCCGAAGCCGGAGCCGCCGCCCCCGCCGCGGCCGAAGCCCGCGCCGCCCGCGAAGGCCGAGCCCAAGCCGAAGCCGCCGCCGAAGCCCGCTCCCAAGCCGACGCCGAAGCCGCCACCGCCGAAACCCAAGCCGAAGCCGCCACCGCCGCCCGCACCCCGGCCGACGCCGCCCCGGCCCACGCCCACGCCGACCCCCTCGCCGACGCCGCCCCCCGCACCGGTCGTCTACCAGTGGAACGAGCTGGAGTACGGCCTCACCGGCGACGGCACGAAGCCCGAGATGCGGCTCGGCGAGAGCAGCTGGGTGTGGCAGCGCTGGGGCATGTCCATCGGCGACAAGCGCTACGGCCACGGCGTGACCGTGCACGGCTCCTCCTCCGTGACCATCGACCTCAACCGCTCGTGCTCCTCGTACGAGGCCCTCGTCGGCGTCGACGACATGACGATGCGCCTCGGCCAGGTGCGGTTCTCCGTCTACGCG harbors:
- a CDS encoding TetR/AcrR family transcriptional regulator, translated to MHIQDSHWTSATASAPAVASGGNGREVGDVARTTPLRVDAQRNLEHVLRAAREVFGELGYGAPMEDVARRARVGVGTVYRRFPSKDVLVRRIAEEETSRLTEQARAALGQEDEPWSALSRFLRTSVASGAGRLLPPQVLRVSVDEGEGADGADAVDGTRVADAAEVRVPQQRQVPPALSPELRLVEQRSAPARESDDAGAAALLDVVGRLVERARAAGELRADVTVSDVLLVIATAAPSLPDAAQQAAASSRLLDILLEGLRSRPS
- a CDS encoding sigma-70 family RNA polymerase sigma factor, whose translation is MSVDGRDEPGSTGGESGGLPSRQVPNQGGPGGSGGGGSTSGSASGAAAGSGVPGPDPSVPPQRGGGSSCTEAGLPGARGGDVSPPPDADLIARMRAGEDSAYEELYRRHADAVRRYARTCCRDAHTADDLTAEVFARMLQAVRSGSGPEHAVRAYLLTTVRRVAAGWTKSAKREQLVDDFAVFAAQAARGSEVSDDETLDLGADVRAMHEAEQSLAMQAFRSLPERWQAVLWHTEVEDESPSDVATLFGLDANGTRVLASRAREGLKQAYLQAHVSATLTESEECARYADRLGAYARGGLRTRAERGLRKHLEECANCRLAAGQIKEVASGIPAVVPVAVIGWFGAAGYGKVAALIGGGVAGAGAAGAAGAAAGSGSGGAGAAGGGAAAEGLGTPAKVGIVAGVVAVGVAVAVALAGGPDKKDPPAAKPQPTSAQPPVIPRNPPPSKPLPKPEPPPPPRPKPAPPAKAEPKPKPPPKPAPKPTPKPPPPKPKPKPPPPPAPRPTPPRPTPTPTPSPTPPPAPVVYQWNELEYGLTGDGTKPEMRLGESSWVWQRWGMSIGDKRYGHGVTVHGSSSVTIDLNRSCSSYEALVGVDDMTMRLGQVRFSVYADGVRLWQSQLVKGGDPAVPVRVGLTGRKTIRLVVEPHAHGDSVALADWAQSRLRCT